The sequence below is a genomic window from Macadamia integrifolia cultivar HAES 741 chromosome 1, SCU_Mint_v3, whole genome shotgun sequence.
ATCACATACAAAAGGTAGAATTCTAAAAACATTTTACTATACCTGTGAAGATGAGTCTTTCCCTTGTTTCTCACTTTTGGGTGAATTCAAGGGTTTTAGACAAGATTTAGAGGCCTGAAAATCCATTAGGGGTTTGCTTAAACAACCactaaaagaaagaaggttCCTTGTGCTGGACAATGGTGCTGATGAATCAGAAATTCCATAGTaatatttgttgttgttgtctccAATACTTGAGTTGTTGTTAATCTGATAGCCAGCAACACCATTACTAGTGTTAAATGGCCTTTGAAATGAAGCTCTAGAGGGTTCAATCTCTTGTTGGCTCTCCACTTTCAAATCATTTTCATAGCATGGAAAGAAACTAGAACCTGATCTGTTCCCTTCCACCAAGTATGATGATGAGTTGGGAATGTTATTCTGCTTCATCTGAGGAAAATCAGGTTCTGAATACTGGTGATCCATGGAAGAATTGTTCAAAGATATGTTGCAGATTGACATGTTACTTGGCCGCTCGACTTCTGGGTCCGGCGGAGCAATAGACCAGTTGTTCAGCCTTTGGTTTTCCATCAAGCCTCCATGATAACCACTAAATTGTTTCTCCATGTTGTTTAAAGATGGAGAGTCGTTTGAGAGATCCCAACAGTTAGTGTTTAATTCCCCACTGCTTCTGACGCTTCTGCAaagtcaaaaaatcaaaatttcagtttctttttcatcaaaacaaaacaagagaaaattagAAAACCCATCTGGGTATGCCTAGATGTTAATCTTGtacatcattttattattatttttggctGAACTTTAGCACaaaaagagagatagaaaaCAATTAAAACAATAGAAGAGAGAACTAGAAAAcaatcttcatttcttgaaCAAAATTTGGAAGCTTTCCTTGTTTAAGCTTTCCATACTAATGATCTTATTGCACTCTCCTTATTTCAATTATTGTggttattttaaaagaaaattcttcttttttgaaCATTTTTTCATTGAACCAACCCATTATGGgataattttttcatttaataacATCCTCCctcatttgtttagttgtttaGATTCTTCCTTTCCACCTTTTAAGTAACCATGCATCAAGATAGACTCAAGATAATTAAAaaggaaagttgaagaaaataaaaacataacaAACTCTAATCctttacacattttttttttcttcttcttctttttaacttACAATAAAACCTGGCTCCACAGAGGATTCTCTGATGCAGGTTCTCCCATGAGTTCACTCGAGGTCGCCGGTTCAACTAGTCGGCGAGAAGAATCAACACTTATTCCTGACTGATTGGATGCATTGGTGAATGAAGGTGAGATTGAG
It includes:
- the LOC122084043 gene encoding uncharacterized protein LOC122084043; translation: MAEEGSEGSVATSSSTPNWWELPPHHPLSSWSNTTSWHPTNPNSNSSCEEDISISPSFTNASNQSGISVDSSRRLVEPATSSELMGEPASENPLWSQVLLSVRSSGELNTNCWDLSNDSPSLNNMEKQFSGYHGGLMENQRLNNWSIAPPDPEVERPSNMSICNISLNNSSMDHQYSEPDFPQMKQNNIPNSSSYLVEGNRSGSSFFPCYENDLKVESQQEIEPSRASFQRPFNTSNGVAGYQINNNSSIGDNNNKYYYGISDSSAPLSSTRNLLSFSGCLSKPLMDFQASKSCLKPLNSPKSEKQGKDSSSQAKGNGRGTGITNDGKKKRTEDTSSETLFKKPKNESSTTSSAKTQPPKVKLGDRITALQQIVSPFGKTDTASVLWEAIGYIKFLQEQVQLLSDPYMKSNVNKDPWGSLERKDKGESKLDLKSRGLCLVPISCTPQVYRENSGADYLTPAYRGCLYR